A window from Clupea harengus chromosome 14, Ch_v2.0.2, whole genome shotgun sequence encodes these proteins:
- the LOC105893120 gene encoding solute carrier family 2, facilitated glucose transporter member 1, with protein MCAQSQLTATLLTSIVAAVFGSLQIGYHTGNVNAPARIIEEFFNMTWRSRHNESMPDHSLTFLWSLSVSIKDFGALLGSLGVKGLADSFGRRNSILIVNVLSIVSACLMSASKSLESFEVLIMGRLIFGLFCGLAMSLNPLYIQGVSPTNLRGAFATLNQVSFASGILLGMVVGLETALGTEESWAIMLSLSLIPAVLQYLTLPFCPESPRYLLINQGKEEQAERALQRLRGNPDTVLQEIQEMKEEATHSQSSVTIREFLTKKRYRQPIKLVLIINLGSQLSGFNAIINYSTKMFAKSKFDEAKYLTLGVGAVNVAFTIVAFFLVERAGRRKLLLTGFLSLALCNMLMTVTDSILHIVPDVRNLHVFVVFCLISAYEVGPGPISWFIAAELFDQSARPMAMAFTSMLNWGGKFLLALLFPPLLKLCGPYVYLLFMTIAIVSFTYTMFRLPETRGRTFEDIAAEFRGAEGIPLHNKTTFNTFST; from the exons atgtgtgcccAGAGCCAGCTGACCGCTACGCTCCTGACCTCCATCGTGGCAGCGGTCTTTGGCTCTTTGCAAATTGGATATCACACAGGGAATGTCAACGCTCCAGCCAGG ATCATTGAGGAGTTCTTCAATATGACGTGGAGGTCTCGACACAATGAGTCCATGCCTGACCACAGTCTTACATTTCTGTGGTCACTCTCTGTCAGCATCAAAGACTTTGGAGCCCTCCTGGGGTCACTTGGGGTCAAAGGTCTAGCAGACTCTTTTGgaag ACGGAATTCCATCCTGATTGTGAACGTCTTGTCCATCGTAAGTGCCTGTTTGATGTCCGCTAGCAAGAGCCTGGAGTCCTTTGAGGTGCTCATCATGGGCCGGCTGATCTTCGGTTTATTCTGTGGGCTTGCCATGAGCCTCAACCCCCTCTACATCCAGGGAGTCTCTCCCACCAACCTGCGTGGGGCATTTGCCACACTGAACCAGGTCTCCTTTGCTTCAGGCATTCTGTTGGGCATG GTGGTCGGCTTGGAGACCGCACTGGGTACAGAGGAGAGCTGGGCCATCATGTTGTCCTTGTCGCTCATCCCTGCGGTGTTGCAGTACCTGACCCTTCCGTTCTGTCCAGAGAGCCCCCGCTACCTGCTCATCAACCAGGGCAAggaggagcaggcagagaggG CATTGCAGAGACTCCGGGGCAATCCTGACACAGTGTTGCAGGAAATACAGGAAATGAAAGAGGAggccacacacagccaatcCAGTGTCACCATCAGAGAGTTCCTAACAAAGAAGCGTTACAGGCAGCCAATCAAACTTGTTCTGATTATCAATTTGGGCAGTCAGTTGTCTGGTTTCAATGCA aTTATAAATTATTCAACAAAAATGTTTGCCAAGTCAAAATTTGATGAGGCGAAATATCTGACGCTGGGGGTTGGGGCTGTCAATGTGGCATTCACCATAGTCGCT TTTTTCTTGGTGGAGAGAGCCGGTCGCAGGAAGTTGCTTCTGACTGGCTTCCTGTCTTTGGCACTATGCAATATGCTGATGACCGTTACGGATTCCATCCTG cacattGTGCCGGATGTGCGGAACCTACACGTCTTCGTGGTGTTTTGTCTTATCTCCGCGTATGAGGTGGGGCCAGGACCCATTTCTTGGTTCATTGCTGCTGAACTCTTTGACCAGTCAGCCCGCCCCATGGCCATGGCCTTCACCAGTATGCTCAATTGGGGCGGGAAGTTTTTGCTGGCATTGCTCTTCCCTCCACTGCTC AAACTTTGTGGACCTTATGTATACcttctttttatgacaattgcCATCGTGTCATTCACCTACACCATGTTCCGTCTGCCCGAGACCCGCGGGCGTACGTTTGAAGACATCGCAGCAGAATTCCGTGGGGCAGAGGGCATACCGCTACATAACAAGACCACCTTCAACACGTTCAGCACTTGA